In Zingiber officinale cultivar Zhangliang chromosome 6A, Zo_v1.1, whole genome shotgun sequence, a single genomic region encodes these proteins:
- the LOC121994757 gene encoding protein FAR1-RELATED SEQUENCE 1-like produces the protein MVGDLVGYHVMNFQSGSSAKPRVLTHDKLADYISCSCSKFEFEGIPYRHMLAFFRINQVFLLPDKYILNRWTRNDKVGAIYDFGAQTSIDTPNVKLMARHSRLSYKASVVIDVASLTDEGTNMLDDQFDYIYSKLQDLNISSKNDNQSQRSQSIDGGPSIFDPSLVRAKGCGKRLKSSKETTTSKARLCRGCGHRGVSHDKRNCPLLQQRSNATEKDNTNDDESYEEDLDLTPCPFRSEDRYYHSLVSNLKRVIQAILEVLNIVQNISEHALEM, from the exons ATGGTTGGTGATTTAGTGGGTTACCATGTCATGAATTTTCAAAGTGGTTCATCTGCAAAGCCAAGGGTCCTCACACATGACAAACTTGCAGACTACATATCGTGTAGTTGtagtaaatttgaatttgaaggTATTCCATATAGGCATATGTTAGCATTTTtccgtatcaaccaagtgtttctacTGCCTGATAAGTACATACTCAACCGATGGACAAGAAATGACAAGGTGGGGGCAATCTATGACTTTGGTGCGCAAACTTCGATCGACACTCCAAATGTGAAGTTGATGGCAAGACACTCTAGgctatcctataaagcttcagtagTTATTGATGTTGCATCTTTAACTGATGAGGGGACAAACATGTTGGATGATCAATTCGATTATATATACAGTAAACTTCAAGATCTTAACATTAGCAGTAAAAATGACAACCAAAGTCAAAGAAGCCAAAGCATCGATGGGGGGCCCTCTATTTTTGACCCTTCTTTGGTGAGGGCAAAGGGGTGTGGAAAACGATTGAAATCGTCAAAAGAAACAACAACCTCAAAAGCGAGGCTATGTCGTGGATGCGGCCACCGAGGTGTCTCACACGACAAGCGCAATTGTCCTTTACTACAGCAGAG ATCAAATGCTACAGAGAAGGATAATACCAACGACGACGAATCGTATGAAGAAGATTTG GATCTAACACCTTGCCCTTTCCGTTCTGAGGATAGGTACTACCACTCTCTAGTCTCTAACTTGAAGAGGGTAATACAGGCGATCCTAGAGGTATTGAACATTGTGCAAAATATATCTGAACATGCCCTCGAAATGTAA